In Poecilia reticulata strain Guanapo linkage group LG11, Guppy_female_1.0+MT, whole genome shotgun sequence, the genomic stretch CCATCCTCCCCCCTACGGCCAGCTGCTCAATGCCACGCACTGCAATGCGCAGCTGCAGcctacaaaacacacacacacacacaggtaacGCACTGGTGCCAACTTTGGAAATCAGTACCACACCAACGGGTCTTTCCTCTTCTACTTCAGCTTTGTCTTCCTTGAGAAAACGTCCGACTCACCCGTGGAGGTGCAGGCTGTTGCTGGTCGTCCATTTCTTCCACACGTCTATGTTCTTCCTCATGGTTCCATCTCCGCTGCGGAACACAGGGCAGAACCCGTCAACACATCGACCTGTACAACCAAAACCTCCAGACAGTTCGGGTTTCGGCAGACTGATGAGTTCGTGTCTGGTTTCCTTCCTGCCCCTGTTGAGTTTGGCAGCGTCCCTCTTGGCTCCGCTCTGGAGCCGACCAAACTCAGACAGCTCTGCTAACTACTGCAGTTTGGTTTTGGCTAAAGGATCTGacatatcttaaaaaaaaagaaggaaaattacTTTGGAAATACCTGAATGGAGAATGAGCCTTGTCTCCATTAACACAAaaattatctatttatttttcctgaagaGTAAACTTCATTGTGATGCtccctttcttttgttttctggaagaaatgagtaatttttaaacacttttctgaGCTCAACACCTAGCAAAAAACACTTGCATTACAAACATGCGCAGAACGCTGTAGATATTCCAGCGAAATTcgaaaaaatatgattttgcgATGGTGCCGTTTCATCacaattaaaaatcacacatgaataagtttttTCGTGTgagaagtcattaaaaaacatcccGCGTCAGGATGCTTATACCACTTTCCGTCTTCTTCTAGCAATATCTGGCTGCTGATTGTGTGACTCACATGATGCGTAAATGGTGGTTCCATCGcgatacagccaaaaaaaaaaaaaaaactaagaacacctttttgtgtaaaatatgagatttttcaaaatttgcaaatttattttcgtaatttccTATTTTCCAATATGGTCAACTGAAGCtcaattaataatttttattttttacctatGACAGACCATTCTTGTGGGATTAAGTGGAATGAATGTGTGCGGCTGCTCATTGGCAACacacagatgcaaaaaaataaaacagtgagCACTCTTGCTAAAACGATCCTCTAAGGGGAATCGAGTTTTCCAGGAAAAGGAAGACAGattccttttcctgttttagctaGCAGGAAAAGGGATAAGTAGGTTGTTACTGAATGACCAAATTATTCTCCAAGATGGTGACTTTTTGGATTCAACACATCTGAAATCTTGGCTTTAAGAGAACAAATAACCCAAAGCTGAACACAACGCTAAGGCAGATCGCTCAAGCAAAGTCAGGATACAAAGCACTGATGCAAATGTGGGTGCTGAATGTGAGCaacccttttttccccccttttcttaTCTTGTTGTGTCTCCTGTGTTTGTACAAAACCCCCGCTCTTGTCCACAGTTTACAGCTTATCGTAAAACACCTAAAACTCCAGCCGGACGCGTCCTCTGACCTGCAGGGAACATCGCACAGGACTCGGTCGTAGAACAAGATGTCCTTCCCGCCGTCGGAGTCGATCTGCAGCATGGGGATGCAGGAGGCGTCGTGGTTCACCACCATGATGCACGGACTGTTGAGGCGCTTGGCCTGGTGCACCAGCAGGTAGCAGCGTTTGTTGTCCACGTCGTTGGCAATCACGAAACCCTCTGAGCGGCCGAGACGGAGGTTTAAATGCTAGTTGGAACATGTAGTGGGAactgattttttcttctttttttttttaacaactgcaTTCACCTGGAAACGGCACGTCCATGTCGGAGTGAAGCATCTCGATCAGCTGAGCCGTCTTTGAACCGGGAGCGGCGCACATGTCCAGGATCTGCACAGGGAAGCGTTTAGAAATACAGCTGAATAACTTCAACATGgatgaaaacaagagaaaaacaacttttctctCTATTCAGTATTAGAAATGAATATTTGTTTACCTTGTGGTGGGATTCAATTTTCAGGAGTAGAGGAGGGATCATGCTGacagcttcctgtctgctgaTGTTACCCTGCAAAGAAACATTAACCAAAGTTCTGAGGGGTGTTCAAGTGATGCGGactttaatgaaatgttttaattaacagggggaaggaaaaaaataaaacgtacaGATTCAGTCTCGCTGATCAGGAACTGATGAAACTTCTCCAGCAGGGGAGACTTCCTAATGAGCTTCCTGCTCATGTTGGTGTGCCAGGCCTGCTCATCGGGATACCTGGAGAGAAGAGCTTAGGCTTATCACAGGTTAAATctgtaaaatctttatttactgTAGATTTTATAGGTTAAATCTCTCAAATCTGTAATAAATACAGAGTATACAGGTAATGAATAAAGGTTAAATCTGTAATAAATATAGATTTCACAGgtaaatacacattttaccTGTAATCAATTGATTAATGAATACAGATTTAACCTGTAAAATCTGTGTTTATTACAGATTTTACAagttaaatctgtaaaaatctgATGTGCAGATttaacaaatctgtaaaaacatgcagatttttcagatttaaccTGTATTTGTTACAGGTTAAATCTGCAATAAACACAGGTCTAACCTGTATTTAAATATAGGCCAATTACTATTTTTACGggttaaatgtgtaaaatctgatttacagACTTAATAAATCTgtcataaatacaaatttaactTGTAAAATCTAATTCACAGCttttacaggattttttttaaaagacttacCAGCTGAGAGGTTGCGGGGCTTCAATCTTCTGGCTGTCAATTTCCAGCTCCTGAATATCTTTGAAGTACTTTTCCTTCAGACAGTGGAGGATCTCCTTAGCATGACTGAACATGGtaggaaaaagaaacataattatttgttgTTACTTTTGCAGGAGGTTGACCTTAAGTTGACCTCAGCTGCATGCTGCTCACCTCTTGTATCCGGTGATGCGGATGGTTGCGGGCAGCGGCTCCCTCATGGCTTCCATGAACTGGTCAAACTCTCCCTCTGGGATCAGCCCTTGTTCCTTGTAGTAGTCCTCAAACAGCTTGTTCTCCTTGATGATGTCCGCATAGCCTGCTCCCCAGCCCTGGAAAATATGGACGCCCGTTTATGAGCTGAGGGAAAAGCTCTGAATAGTGCATGAAACCATGCAGGGTTTTTAAATACAACTGCttaaaaaatgtgcattaaacTTGATGACATATATGACGTTTGACGTGTCAGATTTGTCTTTCAAGCCTactttaaacctttaaactgCTTGGCAAGTCTTTAAAGACTAAATTATTGTCTCCAATGTCTCGTGTAgatattaaaaagaagaagttttaACTGTAGGCCttaaattaaagaagaaaaccacGTTTGCAGAGTGAGAAACTGTCCACACACATAGCAAATATAAAGCAAACTTTCCACTTTTGCTGCTCAGTCCTTGCAGCAAGTTTAGCTAACCCTGCTAACCACAAACATCTCTACTGTTCACTGAAGCGGCGTAGTTTTACTTTAAACGCCGTTAAATCGTTCCTGACTGAGCCAAACACATTAGCGGGATTTGCTACAGCAGAAGTGCGACTCTCTTACAGCGTTGTCTCTGTCGTCTCTGCTAGCATTCTGGTTTTTCTGCCTCTGTCGGCTTCTTTTCCCCATGCTGGACCAGCAGTGAACTCTGGAGAAAAGTCTACGCAACGACGTGGAAGTCAGGGCGCACGGAAAGGAGGCTTGAAACTCGGCAAAACAAATCTTCAACCAGCAGCCTTTGGGAAGAGATGTGTTGCTCTGCTGGGTATCACCAATGGAACGTGTTGCCTGTGTGACGCACGTGAATCAGGACCCATTCGAGGTAGCCATAATATTTGCCAGGTGTAATAGGACACGCCTCCAGGGCACTGGGGCCGTTTATATGcctaaaaaatgtgtttatatttataagTAAGCCGGTGTGTCCCGAGTTTTAGGTAAAGCttaatactactactactactactactactactactaatactACCACTACTaccactactactactactactactactattacCACTGCTACTACTACCACTACTACTaccactactactactactactactactactactactactactactactaataataataataataataataataataataataataataatacctacaactaaataaattaaatgtattattattatccatccatccattttcttacacccttgtccctagtggggtcgggagttgtttttttttcaggggtAAATAATAGCTTTAGTCAGATTCCATTTTCGTGCTTTTCCTTCCACCAAAAAATGAagatctaaataattttttttttttactttttgtgatcACATTTAGTAGTATGACATATTTTGTCATTGTTGGAGGCGAGCTTGCCCCTCACAATATGGTGACCGCGTTGACGTACTGCTTCTCCTGTGAAACTAAGCCTCTGGCTCGTAGGTGGCTCTGATAGGTGGGCTTTTAAGAAACACTTTTGTCTGATTGGCTAATTATTCATGCTTATCCACAACGGATAACTTAGAACTTTCGTGTTAAAGTGCTATAAACGTACACAGCAACAATAAAATCACGTTAAGCTAATTTCATAATGGAAACATAAATAGTTGGCAGGCTTAGacagcatttaaataaataattattgaatattcatGGCATGATATGGGCCATATTTTCTAGTTGAGTAACGTCAATGCAAAACTGAGTTTTGTGATTGGTCAACAGCATCTAACTATGGTTCGAAATGTGATTGGTTCGAGGCGGTCCCTCTCGTGAGCTCAGTCGGCATTGCGTTTTCTGCGTGACAGCAAGTAAGCCAGTTAAACAGGAGCTGCAGTATCATACATTTTGACCCGGTATCGTTCAGCTTTCCGTTGCTATGGACGTCTTCCTGTCCTGGCTGTTCTCCTCGGAGGAGCAGGAGCTGTATATTTTAGACTGCATGGCTTACTTCATGTATTTCATGGCAGCCCTCACATTCGTTAGTTTGCTTTTCCAAAACGTCCCATACGGAAGGTATGCTTCGAGCAAATATGGGTTTCCTGTTAATGTGAAGTTCGCCTGGTTCATTCAGGAGCTGCCCTCCTTATTGTTGCCTctgtgtttggtgttttggaCATCTTCCTCTAAAACGTCTCTATTACCCAATCAGCTCCTCATTGCTATGTTCCTCTGCCACTACGTTCAAAGGTAAGTAACCAACAACTTTTACATAAACTTAATCTTTACGTTAGTTGTGTCCTTGTACTTATATTATTACCTACATGTATGGAACTTTGTGTGCTATATAAATGTGCAAGTCTGTAAAATATCTAACACGtccttattattatttgttatttttttgcagaacccttatttatccatttttaaTTCGAGGGGGTAAAGCAACACCGTTCGCCTCATTCGCCCTGGCCTTTGCCTTCTGCATATACAATGGTTACATGCAGGTTCGATACCTGAGTCACTATGCAGAGTACCCTGCAGACTGGGTTACACATCCACGCTTCATCACAGGTGAGGGTTTTCCATCTGATAAGCGAATCTTTCATAGTAACCAATAACAGTAGAATTGGGAGAGTTGAAATTACgaaaatcaattaataaaatagGCCAATTTCGAacaaacttgatttaaaaaaaagttgttgcgCTGGGGTAAGGTGGTTTTTCAGTCCTATTGAAATAGATGTATGTTGtagaactgcaatggaaacactttttttccgaGTCACGTggtcaacaaccggatgttactactctTGGAAACCAGGAATaggacgacaggaagtagttttttttgtctgttttttttgggggggcgcAGGGGGGTTTGTACAATGTTCAGCTTGCTCCACCAAAGCTCTCACATTTTTCCAAAGTTCATAAAACGTTGAGTGTCATTCGAACATGTTGAATCcacagctcttctgtaaaatgacAATTTCCCCAAATGGCTGCCCGTGTAGCTGAGGCCGActtctcctctgatggctgacAGATGGTGAGGGCTAGCaccaagcataaaaaaaagcttattcacacttaattttaatttaatttaatggaaacaccgcaattgtgaagttgtgtttttttctgacattagtaAGAATACaaagatttgcgcacatttgtaatgcaaATGACTCGCAAatgtcttcacattttgtcaccttacaacttgaatgtgttttaatgtgacagatagaccaacacaaagtagtgtccGTTATCCAAGTGGAAGGtaaatgggtttttaaaaataagactcTGTAAAAATGTGCCCTGCAATCCCATCATCATTAACTCATTCTCCCTATCTGTACTATTTACATTCTCCAAGGCTGAATCTTCTGCACTATCTAGACACAGACGCGTCCCCCTCAGGGAGCGGTCGGATAAGGGAGGCTAGAAAACATTTGCGTCATCAACAAAACTGGTCACAGTGACCTCTGAAGATCGAGGATGTTCTCTGCCCAACCTGGCAACCCTAAGCGGTGGAAAATTTCGTCAAGGATAACACGAGAACAGCAATGAAGGAAACCGTACGACCCTACTGTTGATCGTCGATTGATAATATCTGCTGACAGAGCTTTGGGTCCGTCTCCAGGTTCTGCTCTTTGGCTGATCGGCTGGCTGATGAACATCCACTCTGACCACATCCTGAGGAACCTGAGGAAACCCGGCGAGACGGGTTACAAGATCCCTCGAGGTAAAGTGTTTTCTCTCAGCAGATCCATGCAGAAGTGTTTTCCTACCGTCACACTGTCTAGAAACCGCAGCTCTTCAGGTCTTCTACCGTTTGCTCTTAATACCTTTGGATAAAATGGTAAAGAATCACCAAACCTGATGCTAAAATGTCTTCACAACATTTTGTAGTATTTATAGTAACACCAATAGAAGTGACAACTAAGTATTAGCAACTTcttttggaaaattatttagGCACGTCACTGCAGACAAATTTAGTCGTCATATCTTCATATTTTACTGATGCTGTAAAGAGCCAGGCAGTATAGAAAAtagtataaataaatactcaGACAGTTTTAAGGTTTTCAGATATTAATAGGAATTTGTAGTTGCTGTGGtgaatgaaaaattattttaagaaacacaataaatgcatttgtcTATTGTATATAATAAGAAATGCAGGTTTTAGCTGTGTTGTGCCTCCAACTATGAGTCACATTATTTTGTAGATATTCTTTGTTATgtggaaaactgtttttttcttatcattttctgcaaacaaagaGCCTGTAGAATAAAGTGTATTGATTTTCTCCActttaaaacctgaaaacagaaGTTAAATTGTGGACCGATGGGGAATATGTCTCAGAAATgatagttttctctttttcaaaagCTCGTGTAAGATTTATGGCTCCAAACAAGATTTCTTtataaggaaaatgttttgtgtaagtgtgtgtgtgtattttattttctgtcctgtAATGCTGTTTACATCTAATCAAAACAGAATAATATCTCATTACATGTTTTTTCCCAGAGATAGTCAAAATGTTGCTAAGAAACGAGGGCTGCTGGTACATTGCGTTATTTGTGAAAACGGCCGTGAAAATCTCTCCGACGTGTTAAAGCCGATCAGCAAATCATGTCTTTATTACTTTGTTCACTTGAGAGAGCtcagttttatttgcagattaCAAACATAGCAGATTAACAAAAGCGACAGCTGACTGATTAGAGTCGCACTTTCCTCAAAGCTACTTTTAACTGGAAGC encodes the following:
- the srd5a1 gene encoding 3-oxo-5-alpha-steroid 4-dehydrogenase 1, which produces MDVFLSWLFSSEEQELYILDCMAYFMYFMAALTFVSLLFQNVPYGRYASSKYGFPVNVKFAWFIQELPSLLLPLCLVFWTSSSKTSLLPNQLLIAMFLCHYVQRTLIYPFLIRGGKATPFASFALAFAFCIYNGYMQVRYLSHYAEYPADWVTHPRFITGSALWLIGWLMNIHSDHILRNLRKPGETGYKIPRGGMFEFVSGANFLGEITEWTGFALAGHSAHSAAFSVFTTVVLANRAVAHHKWYLAKFEDYPKSRKALIPFVF